In the genome of Chrysiogenia bacterium, one region contains:
- the nadA gene encoding quinolinate synthase NadA: MSEIDPTLDLFAEIERLKKEKKIVLLAHYYQEADIQDVADYVGDSLGLAQQAAATDADMICFAGVHFMAETAKILNPHKKVLLPDLEAGCSLAESAPADLFEAWVKKHPGHQVVSYINCTAAVKALSDVIVTSSNAAKIVSALPKDQPILFAPDKYLGAYVQKESGRDLTLWQGTCQVHEIFSEKKIRQLKIRHPQARVIAHPECTPEVLDLADHIGSTSALLKYAKENDAAEFIVVTEPGIIHQMEKACPDKTFIPGPPTNECACNECPYMRLNTLEKLYLCMRDETPEITLPEDIRVRALKPIERMLAMSA; the protein is encoded by the coding sequence GTGAGTGAGATAGACCCCACCCTCGACCTCTTCGCCGAGATCGAGCGCCTCAAGAAAGAGAAGAAGATCGTCCTGCTGGCCCACTACTACCAGGAGGCCGACATCCAGGACGTGGCCGACTACGTGGGCGATTCGCTGGGCCTCGCGCAGCAGGCCGCCGCCACCGACGCCGACATGATCTGCTTTGCCGGCGTCCACTTCATGGCCGAGACGGCGAAGATCCTGAACCCCCACAAGAAAGTCCTGCTTCCCGACCTCGAGGCCGGCTGCTCGCTCGCCGAAAGCGCGCCCGCCGATCTCTTCGAAGCCTGGGTGAAGAAACACCCCGGCCACCAGGTGGTCAGCTACATCAACTGCACCGCCGCGGTAAAAGCGCTCTCCGATGTGATCGTGACGAGCAGCAACGCCGCCAAAATCGTGAGCGCGCTGCCCAAGGACCAGCCCATCCTCTTTGCGCCCGACAAATACCTGGGCGCCTACGTGCAGAAAGAGTCCGGCAGGGATTTGACGCTCTGGCAGGGGACCTGCCAGGTGCACGAAATTTTTTCCGAGAAGAAGATCCGCCAGCTCAAGATCCGCCACCCGCAGGCCAGAGTCATCGCGCACCCCGAGTGCACGCCCGAGGTCCTCGATCTGGCCGACCACATCGGCTCCACCAGCGCGCTTCTGAAATACGCAAAAGAAAACGACGCCGCCGAATTCATCGTCGTCACCGAACCCGGCATCATCCACCAGATGGAAAAAGCCTGCCCGGACAAGACCTTCATCCCGGGTCCGCCCACCAACGAGTGCGCCTGCAACGAGTGCCCCTACATGCGGCTCAACACCCTGGAAAAACTCTACCTGTGCATGCGCGACGAAACCCCGGAGATCACGCTCCCCGAAGACATCCGCGTGCGGGCACTGAAGCCCATCGAGCGGATGCTGGCGATGAGCGCGTAG